In Drosophila innubila isolate TH190305 chromosome 2R unlocalized genomic scaffold, UK_Dinn_1.0 1_C_2R, whole genome shotgun sequence, the following are encoded in one genomic region:
- the LOC117783137 gene encoding serine protease grass-like, whose amino-acid sequence MYNIFLFVMALSLGTALQASLVENKGDDICVRRDGKPGYCVPLHSCSSISNMVQRKKMGIPFTSDETTYIQNSRCPVHKRGYVCCEAEDKVFQGIQELSSHKCGRFGEDDKAIGASEVKLLSRPWMALLYFRTRDGTNDFTCGGTLIHKRYVLTAAHCFNNQELLYVRLGEHNITSDTDCRLNSQKLHVCAPPVQNLAIERVFLHEQYSQQTGHNDIALVKLKYDVENTVSIKPICLPVNETLQKLVETLSIFRITGWGKTEYELTSQVPLETVVTKKDIKTCQESFTRKIVPTQICAGDRGRDSCNGDSGGPLIFPDLFNGQQCFVQFGIVSFGSASCGDGNPGVYTNVGSYVPWIAHKIATK is encoded by the exons atgtacaacatttttttgtttgtcatgGCTCTGAGCCTAGGTACAGCTCTCCAGGCTTCCTTAGTCGAAAATAAAG GGGATGACATTTGTGTTAGAAGGGATGGAAAGCCAGGATATTGTGTGCCTCTGCATAGCTGTTCATCTATATCCAATATGGTTCAGCGAAAAAAAATGGGAATTCCGTTTACATCAGATGAAACAACTTACATCCAGAATTCAAGATGCCCCGTTCATAAGAGA GGATATGTGTGCTGTGAAGCTGAAGATAAAGTGTTTCAAGGAATTCAGGAACTATCGTCGCATAAGTGTGGTAGATTTGGAGAAGATGATAAGGCGATCGGAGCTTCAGAAGTTAAATTATTGTCAAGACCGTGGATGGCTCTGCTTTATTTCCGAACAAGAGACGGCACAAATGATTTTACATGTGGTGGAACACTTATACACAAAC GCTATGTATTAACCGCGGCTCATTGCTTTAATAACCAAGAATT GTTATACGTTCGTTTGGGAGAGCACAACATAACTTCGGATACAGATTGCAGACTCAACAGCCAGAAACTACACGTATGCGCACCGCCTGTTCAGAATTTGGCAATTGAACGGGTTTTCCTGCACGAGCAGTACTCACAGCAAACTGGTCATAATGATATTGCTTTGGTGAAACTCAAATATGACGTGGAAAACACAG TAAGCATTAAGCCCATTTGTTTGCCGGTCAACGAGACTCTTCAAAAACTTGTGGAAACATTGTCAATATTCCGTATAACTGGCTGGGGAAAAACCGAATATGAATTGACGTCTCAAGTTCCACTAGAAACAGTTGTTACCAAGAAGGATATAAAAACCTGCCAAGAATCCTTTACAAGGAAAATAGTGCCGACTCAAATATGTGCTGGTGACCGCGGAAGGGATTCCTGTAATGGTGATTCTGGTGGTCCATTGATATTTCCGGATTTGTTTAATGGACAACAGTGCTTTGTACAATTTGGAATCGTCAGTTTTGGTTCAGCGAGTTGCGGAGATGGCAATCCAGGTGTCTATACTAATGTTGGAAGCTACGTTCCATGGATTGCTCATAAAATAGCCACCAAATAG